Proteins from a genomic interval of Phenylobacterium sp. LH3H17:
- a CDS encoding DUF3309 family protein: MSLGTILLIVLVLLLIGALPTWGHSRSWGYIPSGGLGLVLVIVLILVLMGRI; encoded by the coding sequence ATGTCGCTCGGCACAATCCTGCTCATTGTCTTGGTCCTCCTGCTGATCGGCGCCTTGCCGACCTGGGGCCACTCGCGCTCGTGGGGCTATATCCCCTCCGGTGGGCTCGGCCTGGTCCTGGTGATCGTGCTGATCCTGGTCCTGATGGGACGCATCTAG
- a CDS encoding DUF983 domain-containing protein, with amino-acid sequence MFVQSMFRGLKGRCPNCGDGKLYWGYLKVEPRCNSCGHDLARYPADDGPAYFTILIVGHLIVAPLLFFSIIWHAPTMYVLPAILIPLAIVTLALLPRVKGAFIGLLFAIAHKEGEAALHIRDVPDPRR; translated from the coding sequence ATGTTCGTCCAGTCGATGTTCCGGGGTCTGAAGGGCCGCTGTCCCAACTGCGGGGACGGCAAGCTCTACTGGGGCTACCTGAAGGTCGAACCACGCTGCAATTCCTGCGGCCACGACCTGGCTCGCTATCCGGCCGACGATGGCCCCGCCTATTTCACCATCCTGATCGTCGGGCACCTGATCGTGGCGCCGCTGCTGTTCTTCTCGATCATCTGGCATGCGCCGACCATGTACGTATTGCCGGCCATTCTGATCCCCCTGGCCATCGTGACCCTGGCCCTGCTGCCTCGGGTGAAGGGCGCCTTCATCGGCCTGCTCTTCGCCATCGCTCACAAGGAGGGCGAGGCCGCCCTCCACATCCGCGACGTCCCTGACCCGCGCCGTTAA
- the lepA gene encoding translation elongation factor 4, producing the protein MTTPLSHIRNFSIVAHIDHGKSTLSDRLIQETGGLTKREMTEQVLDNMEIERERGITIKAQTVRLDYKARDGETYVLNLMDTPGHVDFAYEVSRSLAACEGSILVVDASQGVEAQTLANVYQAIDNDHEIVPVLNKIDLPAAEPERIRQQIEDVIGIDASEAILCSAKTGEGIADVLEAVVTRLPPPKGDREAPLKALLVDAWYDPYLGVVVLVRVLDGVLKAGMKVRMMNAGVTHQVDRIGVFKPKQTEVAELGPGEIGYITAQIKQVADAAVGDTITDEKRQTATALPGFRVAQSVVFCGLFPVDAADFEDLRAAIGRLRLNDASFTYEMETSAALGFGFRCGFLGLLHLEIIQERLSREFDLDLIATAPSVVYKIGLTDGSEMELHNPADLPDPVKIATIAEPWIKATILTPDEYLGSVIKLCQDRRGEQRELSYVGTRALVVYDLPLNEVVFDFYDRLKSVSKGYASFDYAIEGYRTGDLVKMSILVNAEPVDALSMLVHRDRAEARGRGMVEKMKDLISPHMFQIPIQAAIGGRIIARETVRALRKDVTAKCYGGDASRKRKLLDKQKAGKKRMRQFGKVEIPQEAFIAALKMDAD; encoded by the coding sequence ATGACGACGCCCCTCTCCCACATCCGCAACTTCTCCATCGTGGCCCACATTGACCACGGGAAATCGACCCTGTCCGATCGCCTGATCCAGGAGACCGGCGGCCTCACCAAGCGTGAGATGACCGAGCAGGTCCTGGACAACATGGAGATCGAGCGCGAGCGCGGGATCACCATCAAGGCCCAGACGGTCCGCCTCGACTACAAGGCCCGCGACGGCGAGACCTATGTCCTGAACCTGATGGACACCCCCGGCCACGTGGACTTCGCCTATGAGGTCAGCCGTTCGCTCGCCGCCTGCGAGGGCTCGATCCTGGTGGTGGACGCCAGCCAGGGGGTCGAGGCCCAGACCCTGGCCAATGTCTACCAGGCTATCGACAACGATCACGAGATCGTCCCGGTGCTCAACAAGATCGACCTGCCGGCCGCCGAGCCCGAGCGCATCCGCCAGCAGATCGAGGACGTGATCGGCATCGATGCGTCGGAGGCCATCCTCTGCTCGGCCAAGACCGGCGAGGGTATCGCCGACGTGCTGGAAGCCGTGGTCACCCGCCTGCCGCCGCCCAAGGGCGACCGCGAGGCGCCACTGAAGGCCCTGCTGGTCGACGCCTGGTACGACCCGTATCTCGGCGTGGTTGTCCTGGTGCGCGTCCTGGACGGCGTGCTGAAGGCGGGCATGAAGGTGCGGATGATGAACGCCGGGGTCACCCACCAGGTGGACCGGATCGGCGTGTTCAAGCCCAAGCAGACCGAGGTGGCCGAGCTCGGCCCCGGCGAGATCGGCTACATCACCGCCCAGATCAAGCAGGTGGCCGACGCCGCCGTGGGCGACACCATCACCGACGAGAAGCGCCAGACCGCGACCGCCCTGCCCGGTTTCCGCGTGGCCCAGTCGGTAGTGTTCTGCGGCCTCTTCCCGGTGGACGCCGCCGACTTCGAGGACCTGCGCGCCGCCATCGGCCGACTGCGCCTGAACGACGCCTCTTTCACCTACGAGATGGAGACCAGCGCGGCCTTGGGCTTCGGCTTCCGCTGCGGGTTCCTCGGGCTACTGCACCTGGAGATCATCCAGGAGCGGCTCTCCCGCGAGTTCGACCTCGACCTGATCGCGACCGCCCCCAGCGTGGTCTACAAGATCGGCCTGACCGACGGCTCGGAGATGGAACTGCACAACCCGGCCGACCTGCCTGACCCGGTGAAGATCGCCACCATCGCAGAACCCTGGATCAAGGCGACGATCCTGACGCCGGACGAGTATCTCGGCTCGGTGATCAAGCTCTGCCAGGACCGCCGCGGCGAGCAGCGCGAGCTCTCCTATGTCGGGACCCGCGCCCTGGTGGTCTACGACCTGCCGCTAAACGAGGTGGTGTTCGACTTCTACGACCGGCTGAAGAGCGTCTCCAAGGGCTACGCCTCCTTCGACTACGCCATCGAGGGCTATCGGACCGGCGACCTGGTGAAGATGTCGATCCTGGTCAACGCCGAGCCGGTGGACGCCCTCTCCATGCTGGTCCACCGCGACCGCGCCGAGGCGAGAGGCCGCGGCATGGTCGAGAAGATGAAGGACCTGATCAGTCCGCACATGTTCCAGATCCCGATCCAGGCGGCGATCGGCGGCCGCATCATCGCCCGCGAGACCGTCCGCGCCCTGCGCAAGGACGTGACCGCCAAGTGCTACGGCGGCGACGCCAGCCGCAAGCGCAAGCTGCTGGACAAGCAGAAGGCCGGCAAGAAGCGCATGCGCCAGTTCGGCAAGGTCGAGATCCCGCAGGAAGCCTTCATCGCCGCGCTGAAGATGGATGCCGACTAG
- a CDS encoding DUF1134 domain-containing protein, whose protein sequence is MDRRTLIASSIATLASAGCATAQPRDPAAGRSPPHGGANYPPAEPYTREELVTTASDFLGVAAEAAGGAIERVFQDNGTPTAYIAGEEAAGAITVGARYGRGLLYMKGKEPMEVFWQGPSIGWDLGGNASRVFTLCYNLQYPEVIFQRFPGVEGAAYLIAGLGVNYLRSDDITLAPIRAGVGLRLGANVGYLGFSRTRRLLPF, encoded by the coding sequence ATGGATCGCCGCACGCTCATCGCTTCCAGCATCGCCACGCTCGCGAGCGCCGGCTGCGCCACCGCCCAACCGCGCGATCCCGCGGCCGGCCGCTCGCCTCCGCACGGCGGCGCCAACTATCCGCCGGCCGAGCCCTATACGCGCGAAGAGCTCGTCACCACCGCTTCGGACTTCCTGGGCGTGGCCGCGGAAGCTGCCGGCGGCGCCATCGAGCGGGTCTTCCAGGATAACGGTACGCCCACAGCCTATATCGCCGGCGAGGAAGCGGCTGGGGCGATCACGGTCGGGGCCCGTTATGGACGCGGCCTGCTCTACATGAAGGGCAAGGAGCCGATGGAGGTCTTCTGGCAGGGCCCGTCGATTGGCTGGGACCTGGGCGGCAACGCCAGCCGGGTCTTCACCCTCTGCTACAATCTCCAGTACCCGGAAGTGATCTTCCAGCGGTTCCCGGGCGTGGAGGGCGCGGCCTATCTGATCGCCGGCCTGGGCGTGAACTACCTGCGCTCCGACGACATCACCCTGGCGCCGATCCGCGCGGGCGTCGGTCTGCGGCTGGGCGCCAATGTCGGCTATCTCGGCTTTTCCCGCACCCGGCGGCTACTGCCCTTCTAG
- a CDS encoding entericidin A/B family lipoprotein, which yields MRKTIVLALAAAALLTAGCNTVAGVGKDAQAAGRAVTDTANDMKK from the coding sequence ATGCGCAAGACCATCGTCCTGGCCCTGGCGGCCGCCGCCCTGCTGACCGCTGGCTGCAACACCGTCGCCGGCGTCGGCAAGGACGCCCAGGCCGCGGGCCGCGCTGTGACCGACACCGCCAACGACATGAAGAAGTAG